One window of the Triticum dicoccoides isolate Atlit2015 ecotype Zavitan chromosome 3B, WEW_v2.0, whole genome shotgun sequence genome contains the following:
- the LOC119279126 gene encoding uncharacterized protein LOC119279126 — MNGKNSNKKSAEAPREGDPWMDVRILKETLDCTVCFEHFRTEIYQLHMRARTQNQLPITQPTLSLPKAWPATPLWRRRTFRCRAAVALASSFSPTPSLRSARARAAGSSRELAGEGASVFSPLTSETEVTGGGDLVSDGDLEPAMAIDQVLQRTDPYGENPGEHSGGEIVLTSYRVSSSKRKAEAQGEGESSGKRLNVTMGMEHLDCSLCLKPLRPPILQCSVGHFICSYCCTSQLDSKCHLCSKETTFERCFGMEHVVESVTVACSNEMYGCAETVTYYKKEEHKEACPYAPCFCPESGCGFAGPTKVLLEHFTTQHKCPLTTLPDSGTVSLCLQPGLHVLQCTSNSYFFLLSMASEPFGHVISVVCVEPNRRKSKFTCNLSYDCITTGCCGSTNCHIRSSSLSDGLPTVYDLILPKGKVSDDANGIMLRATINHQTISHSRSCFRGNGLTSALQQRPDTCDDEDDDDDIPKSRRRSHPAKEEVVEEEDENDEDNEEEEEEDERPLLLRRSHPAVQRRPNTYDDDGQVEEDEEHARPASVSRPRLRGTAPARGVQQRHYSDTDDDDYFPIAFRRRHLQGTPPAPAVQERHYFDTSDEDDLPIAFRPFIRGTA, encoded by the exons ATGAACGGCAAGAACTCCAACAAGAAAAGTGCCGAAGCTCCAAGAGAGGGAGACCCTTGGATGGATGTCAGAATATTGAAGGAGACCCTTGACTGCACCGTCTGCTTCGAACACTTCAGGACTGAGATCTATCAG TTACATATGCGCGCACGCACGCAAAATCAATTACCCATCACCCAGCCCACTCTCTCTTTACCCAAAGCTTGGCCAGCCACTCCGCTCTGGCGCCGCCGAACCTTCCGCTGCCGCGCCGCCGTCGCGCTCGCATCCTCcttttccccaactccctctctCCGGTCAGCCCGCGCGCGGGCGGCGGGGTCCAGTAGAGAGCTCGCCGGCGAGGGAGCATCAGTCTTCTCCCCACTTACCTCGGAGACGGAGGTCACCGGAGGCGGCGACCTCGTCTCCGACGGCGACCTCGAGCCAGCGATGGCGATCGACCAGGTCTTGCAGCGGACAGACCCCTACGGAGAAAACCCAG GGGAGCATAGCGGCGGTGAGATTGTGTTGACAAGCTATCGCGT TAGCTCCAGCAAGAGAAAAGCTGAAGcgcagggagagggagagagcagcgGCAAAAGGCTGAATGTCACCATGGGGATGGAGCACCTTGACTGCTCCCTCTGCTTGAAGCCCCTCAGGCCTCCAATACTCCAG TGCTCCGTGGGGCATTTCATATGCTCGTATTGCTGTACGTCTCAACTGGACAGCAAGTGCCATTTATGCTCTAAAGAGACTACATTCGAGCGCTGCTTTGGGATGGAACATGTTGTCGAGTCAGTCACAGTAGCTTGCTCCAATGAGATGTACGGATGTGCCGAGACAGTCACCTACTACAAGAAAGAAGAACATAAGGAGGCATGCCCATACGCCCCATGCTTCTGCCCAGAGTCTGGTTGTGGCTTCGCTGGACCAACAAAGGTGCTCCTGGAACATTTCACGACCCAGCACAAGTGTCCATTGACAACCCTCCCAGACTCTGGCACAGTGTCTCTCTGCCTACAGCCGGGCTTACATGTTTTGCAATGCACCAGTAACAGCTACTTTTTCTTGCTTAGCATGGCATCGGAGCCTTTTGGACATGTCATCTCAGTCGTCTGTGTCGAACCAAACAGGAGGAAATCCAAGTTCACATGTAATCTGAGTTACGACTGCATAACAACTGGCTGTTGTGGAAGTACAAACTGCCACATAAGGAGCTCTTCACTCTCTGATGGGCTTCCGACAGTGTATGACTTAATACTTCCCAAGGGAAAGGTTTCTGATGATGCAAACGGTATCATGCTTAGAGCCACCATTAATCATCAAACTATAAGTCACAGCAGATCTTGTTTTCGAGGGAATGGCCTGACTTCTGCACTTCAACAAAGGCCCGATACttgtgatgatgaggatgatgatgatgatataccTAAAAGTCGTAGAAGATCTCACCCTGctaaggaggaggtggtggaggaggaggatgagaatgATGAggacaatgaggaggaggaggaggaggatgaaagACCTTTACTTCTCAGAAGATCCCACCCTGCTGTTCAACGAAGGCCCAATACTTATGATGATGATGGGCaggtggaggaggacgaggagcatgCTAGACCTGCAAGTGTCAGCAGACCCCGTCTTCGAGGAACGGCTCCGGCTCGTGGTGTTCAACAAAGGCACTATTCTGATACCGATGATGATGATTATTTTCCAATAGCTTTCAGGAGACGCCATCTCCAAGGCACGCCTCCAGCTCCTGCAGTTCAAGAAAGGCACTATTTTGACACCAGTGATGAGGATGATTTACCTATAGCTTTCAGACCCTTTATTCGAGGAACGGCTTAG